The genomic region CATCAACAAGGACCCCGAGGCCCCCATCTTCCAGGTGGCGGACTACGGAATCGTGGCGGACCTCTTCAAGGTGCTGCCCGAGCTGCGCGCGGAGCTGGGCAAGCTGAAGTAGCACCCGGGATTCCGTTGCAGGCCCGAGGGGCGACGTGGGGACACTCCCCGCGCCGCCCCTTCGCCGTTCCAGGGGCCGGTGCGAGGTGGACTACAGCTCGATGTCGCTCTCGCCCTCGCGCTCGTCCCCGTCGGCGGGCTCCGCCGTGTCGCGGCCGGGGGGCTCGGCCCCGAAGGGCGGCTCCGGAGGGACGGGGGGCTTGGGCGAGGGTAGCGGCGCCCGGTCCTCGTCGTCGGGCTCCTCCAGCTCCGGCTCGGGGGCGTCCTCCCGCAGGTCGATGAGGGAGCCGTCCTCCAGCTCCACGGTGAGGGTGCGGTACTTCCACTCGGCGCCGTCCTCCTGCTGTGACGCGTCCACGCGCAGGAGTGCGTCCGCCTCGGGCCCGTCGAGCGGAATGGTGAAGCGGGCGTCGGTGCGGCCGTTGTTCGAGCTCACCGAGGACTGCTTGGGCAGGCCGGTGTCGATGGGGGTGCCCAGCGCACGTCGCACCTCCGCGTCCGACGTGGCGATGGCCACCGCCTCCGTATAGGCGCCCAGCTTGCTGAGGGAGGAGAAGCCCACGCCCACGAGGATTGCGCCCAGGCAGCCACACGAGGCCACGAGGCCCAGGCAGCCTCCCACCGGCACGAACCACTTCCAGTTCCGACTCCACCAGCCCCGCTGAGGCACCAGGTTACCCTCGGGCACCGTGTCCATGGATGTGTCCTTCCTCCGCGCCCCCGTGGCAGGCGGGCACGGCCCACTCATACCGGGACCCAGCGGGGCGCGATAGAACCCGGACGGGCTGGCGGACAGAGTGGCGTCCCGGTGACTTTCGGCGGGCGGGGCGGGGTTTGGTATGTCGTGGGCAGGTGCCATGCCGCCGCGGAAGACTCCCTCCACCCAGGTACTGCTGGACGTGCTGGACGCGCTGCCTCCCGGGCAGCGGCTGTGGGTCCATGGCGCGGGGCACGGCCTCTACCCCCTGCTGGGGCGCGGCGACGCGGTGCAGGTGCTGCGCTGCGGGCCCGGAGCGCTGGGACGGGGGGACGTGGCGCTGATGCGGCAGGGCCGCAAGCTGGTGGCGCACGTGGTGGTGTCCACGCGGCCGTGGTTGACGGCCTCGCTGCTGGGGGGCACGGACCCGCCGGGCGGAGTGACGCTGGGGCGGGTGGTGGCGGTGCGGCGGGGGCCGTGGGTGATTCCGCTGCCCCGGCCCTTCCGGCCGGCGCTGTGGGTGGCGCGCCAGGCGATGGCGGCGGCGTGGGCCCGGCCCGAGAGCCGGTTAGTCTACCGGGGCGTGCGGGACTTCTTCTTCTCCGGCTGGTCCAGACCCTTGCGGCAGCGGCTCGTGGGGCCGCTGGAGGTGCGGCTGCTGCGGGCCGATGACCTGGACGCGCTGCTCGTCTTCGCGGGGGAGCGGCTGGTGGTGTCCCCCGGCTTCCTGCGCCGCCAGCTCCGGGAGCGGTGGGGCCTGGACGCATCCTCCCGCCGAGGTGCCGCCGCGGGCGCCTTCGACGGGCAGGGCCGTCTGCAGGGCTTCGCCTGGGTGGACTCGTACCGGCAGGAGGCGCTCCCGCTGGACGGCGTCTGGGTGCGCTCGCTGGTGGTGGCGCCGCAGGCCCGGCGGATGAAGGTGGCCACCCGGCTGCTGGGCTGCCTGGTGGACGAGGCGCGGAGCCAGGGCGAGGCGCGCGTCTACGCCGACATCGACGACGACAACGCCGCCTCGCTGCGCACCTTCGGCGGGGCGGGCTTCCGGCGCGCTGCTCCGGAGCTGACCCGGCGCACCAACGAGGCGTGGGACGCGGCGGGCCGGACCAAGGCGCTGGTCGTCCTGGAGCGCGACCTGGAGCCCTGACCCGGGGTGCGGTTGCGTTGCGCGCCGACCTGAGACAGAAGCACGGGCCTCGTGAGCACCTCGACCCCCGACATCCTCAGTGGTGGCCCGCCCCGTGCGGAGCGCGTGCAGCGGCTCCAGGCGGATGGTGCGCTGGCGCTCATCACCCTCTTCTGGGGCGTCACCTTCGTGGTGGTGAAGGGCGCGCTGGGGCACGCGGACCCGTTCTCGTTCCTCACGCTGCGCTTCACCTTGGGCGCGGTGGTGCTGAGCGTGCTGGCGGGGCGGCAGGTGCTGAGCCCCGTGAATCTGCGGCGTGGCGGGGTGCTGGCCTGCTTCCTCTTCGTGGGCTTCGCACTGCAGACGGTGGGGCTCACGGACACCACGCCCTCGCGCTCGGCGTTCATCACCGGGATGAGCGTGGTGTTCGTCCCGTTGCTGTCGCTGGTGCTCTTCAAGCGGGTGCCCAGGCCCACGTCGCTGCTGGGCGTGGTGCTGGCGGCGGTGGGGCTCTACTTCCTCACTCGGCCGGACGCGGGCGGGGAGGGCGGAGGGCTGGCGCAGGGGGACGTGCTGACGCTGGGCTGCGCGGTGGCCTATGCGTTCCACATCACCTTCACGGAGCGGTACGCGCCGAAGGAGGGAGTGATGGGGCTGGTGGCCGTGCAGCTCTGGGGCGTGGCGCTGATGTCGGCGGTGTGTCTGCCCTTCGTGACGCGGCGGGTGGAGTGGAATCCGTCCCTCCTGGGAGCGGTGCTCGTCTGTGGCGTGCTCGCCAGCGCGGTGGCCATCAGCGTGCAGACGTGGGGGCAGGCGCGCACGACGGCGGTGCGGGCGGCGGTCATCTACTCCATGGAGCCGGTGTTCGCCGCGGCCTACTCGGTGGCGCTGGGCTACGAGGTGCTGGGCGCGCGGGAGTGGATGGGGGGCGGCCTCATCCTCCTGGGCGTGCTGGTGTCCGACGTGGGCGCCGCGGCCTGGGGCTGGTGGCGGGCGCGGACCGCGTAGCGGTAGGCGCGGGTGGGCCTGCCCAGCGACCGGGCGGACGGAGCGGAGAAGTGGGGAGGGCCACTGGCACCGGGACGCGCTATATCCGGGCCCTTCCCATGAGTGTGGAGCTGCGGCGAAACGGGATGCACCTGACGGGCACCCCCCTGTCCCTGGATGCGAAGCGGAAGTCTCCGCTGTGCTTCGTCAGCCATGGCCACTCGGACCACATCGCCCGGCATGAGCGCACCATCGCCACGGCGGCCACGCTGCGCTTCATGACGCACCGGCTGGGGCCCGTGAATGCGCCGCTCTCGGTGCCCTATGGGCAGCCCTTCGACCTGGGGCCGCTGGTGCTGGAGCTGCTGCCGGCGGGCCACATCCTGGGCAGCGCGCAGCTCCGCGTCATCCGCGCGGATGGGAAGCGCATCGTCTACACCGGCGACCTGAACGTGGCGCCGTCGCTCACCGCCGAGGCGACGGTGGTGGCCGAGTGCGACACGCTCGTCATCGAGTCCACCTTCGGCCACCCGCGCTACCGCTTCCCGCCCCGCGCGGAGGTGCTGGGACAGGTGGAGGCGTGGGTGCGCAAGCAGCTCGAGCGCGGCGCGGTGCCGGTGCTGCTCGGCTACCCGCTGGGAAAGAGCCAGGAGGCGATGAAGTTCCTCGCTGGCCGTGGCTTCCCGCTGGTGGCGCACGCCTCCATCCACGAGGTGGCGCAGCTCTACGCGGAGCTGGGCGTGCCGATTGAGAACCTGCGCCGCTACGACGGCAAGGTGGAGCCGGGCGAGGTGCTCTTCATCCCGCCACACCAGGCGCGGGGTGGGGCGCTGGCGCCACTGTGGCCGAGGGCCACGGCGGTGCTGACGGGCTGGGCGGTGGACCCGGGGGCGGCGCGGCGCTACGGCGCGGACGTGGCCTTCCCGCTGTCGGACCACGCGGACTTCCCCTCGCTGGTGTCCTACGCGAAGTCCACGGGCGCGAGAGAGGTGATTACCTGCCACGGCTTCGCGGAAGAGCTGGCGCAGGCCCTGCGCGACGCCGGCCTGGACGCGCGGCCGCTGGGCGGGAAGCCGCAGCAGCTCACCCTGCTCTGACAGGGGCGGCGCGGCGGGTTAGAAGGAGGGCCATGGCCCGTACTCCGCAGCTCGCCGGCCGCGCCGTGCGCGTCCTCGTGTGTACCGAGCGCAAGTCCTTCGTCACCCGGGAGCTGCCCGAGGCGAAGGTGTCCTTCGAGGGACTCGAAGGGGACCGGCACGCGGGGCTGACGCGGCCGGCGGACGTGCGCACGCCGTGGTTCCCCAAGGGCACGCCCATCCGCAACACGCGGCAGCTGTCGCTGGTGTCGAGCGAGGAGCTGGCCCAGGTGGCGGATGCGCTGGGCGTTCCAAAGGTGCTGGCGGCGTGGCTGGGCGCCAACCTGGAGCTCGCCGGAGTGCCGAAGCTGACGCACCTGCCGCCGGGGACGCGGCTGTTCTTCCCCGGGGACGCGGTGCTTGCGGTGGAAGGGGAGAACGAGCCCTGCACCGGCCCGGGGCGCGTCATCGAGGCGCACCACCCGGACAGGGAGAAGCTGGCGAGCCGCTTCGTGAAGGCTGCGTGGCAGCGACGCGGCCTGGTGGCCTGGGTGGAGCGGCCGGGAGTCCTCCGCGCCGGGGACGAGGTGCGGGTGATGCTGCCGAAGCCGGTGACGTACGTGCTGCCGACGTAGCCCGCGCGCGGGAAGGCGAAGGCGTGCTGGCGGCGGTACTCCAGGCGAGGTGGGCGCTCCCCTCCTCGCGGTTCAACGCGGCACGTACTCCACCTGGAAGGGGGCGGAACTCATGACGCGAATTCTCGTGGCAACGGTCCTCCT from Pyxidicoccus trucidator harbors:
- a CDS encoding cytochrome c oxidase assembly factor Coa1 family protein, encoding MDTVPEGNLVPQRGWWSRNWKWFVPVGGCLGLVASCGCLGAILVGVGFSSLSKLGAYTEAVAIATSDAEVRRALGTPIDTGLPKQSSVSSNNGRTDARFTIPLDGPEADALLRVDASQQEDGAEWKYRTLTVELEDGSLIDLREDAPEPELEEPDDEDRAPLPSPKPPVPPEPPFGAEPPGRDTAEPADGDEREGESDIEL
- a CDS encoding GNAT family N-acetyltransferase yields the protein MPPRKTPSTQVLLDVLDALPPGQRLWVHGAGHGLYPLLGRGDAVQVLRCGPGALGRGDVALMRQGRKLVAHVVVSTRPWLTASLLGGTDPPGGVTLGRVVAVRRGPWVIPLPRPFRPALWVARQAMAAAWARPESRLVYRGVRDFFFSGWSRPLRQRLVGPLEVRLLRADDLDALLVFAGERLVVSPGFLRRQLRERWGLDASSRRGAAAGAFDGQGRLQGFAWVDSYRQEALPLDGVWVRSLVVAPQARRMKVATRLLGCLVDEARSQGEARVYADIDDDNAASLRTFGGAGFRRAAPELTRRTNEAWDAAGRTKALVVLERDLEP
- a CDS encoding DMT family transporter, which codes for MSTSTPDILSGGPPRAERVQRLQADGALALITLFWGVTFVVVKGALGHADPFSFLTLRFTLGAVVLSVLAGRQVLSPVNLRRGGVLACFLFVGFALQTVGLTDTTPSRSAFITGMSVVFVPLLSLVLFKRVPRPTSLLGVVLAAVGLYFLTRPDAGGEGGGLAQGDVLTLGCAVAYAFHITFTERYAPKEGVMGLVAVQLWGVALMSAVCLPFVTRRVEWNPSLLGAVLVCGVLASAVAISVQTWGQARTTAVRAAVIYSMEPVFAAAYSVALGYEVLGAREWMGGGLILLGVLVSDVGAAAWGWWRARTA
- a CDS encoding MBL fold metallo-hydrolase → MSVELRRNGMHLTGTPLSLDAKRKSPLCFVSHGHSDHIARHERTIATAATLRFMTHRLGPVNAPLSVPYGQPFDLGPLVLELLPAGHILGSAQLRVIRADGKRIVYTGDLNVAPSLTAEATVVAECDTLVIESTFGHPRYRFPPRAEVLGQVEAWVRKQLERGAVPVLLGYPLGKSQEAMKFLAGRGFPLVAHASIHEVAQLYAELGVPIENLRRYDGKVEPGEVLFIPPHQARGGALAPLWPRATAVLTGWAVDPGAARRYGADVAFPLSDHADFPSLVSYAKSTGAREVITCHGFAEELAQALRDAGLDARPLGGKPQQLTLL
- a CDS encoding MOSC domain-containing protein produces the protein MARTPQLAGRAVRVLVCTERKSFVTRELPEAKVSFEGLEGDRHAGLTRPADVRTPWFPKGTPIRNTRQLSLVSSEELAQVADALGVPKVLAAWLGANLELAGVPKLTHLPPGTRLFFPGDAVLAVEGENEPCTGPGRVIEAHHPDREKLASRFVKAAWQRRGLVAWVERPGVLRAGDEVRVMLPKPVTYVLPT